A region from the Methanofollis liminatans DSM 4140 genome encodes:
- a CDS encoding radical SAM protein: protein MAYHHLFGPVPSRRLGISLGIDLVPHKTCSYNCIYCECGKTTDLTTERREYVKTAEVIEELREYLGTSPELDYITLAGSGEPTLHSGMGEIIRFLKAEFPAYRIAVLTNGSLLPDPEVRADLMEADLVIPTLNAVSEPAFRKINRPHREITQKAVIEGITAFAREFQGAIWLEVFIVPGINDSDEEVRLIDAAITAIRPDKVQLNTLDRPGAVAWVEPADEATLKRIAALITGAPVEIVAALPSRDTVASFHEEVADFIMTMVRRRPATADDISRSTGLHKNEVNKYIQFLLESGEITRKTGERGVFFLPKND from the coding sequence ATGGCATACCATCATCTCTTCGGACCGGTTCCCTCGCGCAGGCTCGGCATCTCGCTCGGCATCGACCTGGTGCCCCACAAGACCTGCTCGTATAACTGCATCTATTGCGAGTGTGGAAAGACGACTGACCTCACCACCGAAAGGCGGGAATACGTGAAGACGGCCGAGGTCATCGAAGAGTTGCGGGAGTACCTCGGCACCTCGCCCGAACTCGACTACATCACCCTGGCCGGTTCGGGGGAGCCGACCCTCCACTCCGGGATGGGGGAGATCATCAGGTTTCTCAAGGCAGAGTTTCCGGCATACCGGATTGCCGTGCTCACCAACGGGAGCCTTCTCCCGGATCCAGAGGTAAGAGCAGACCTGATGGAGGCCGATCTTGTGATCCCGACCCTGAACGCCGTTTCAGAACCTGCGTTCAGGAAGATCAACCGGCCTCACCGGGAGATCACCCAGAAGGCGGTCATCGAGGGGATCACGGCATTTGCCAGAGAGTTCCAGGGCGCCATATGGCTGGAGGTCTTCATCGTGCCCGGCATCAATGACAGCGACGAGGAGGTAAGGCTGATCGATGCGGCGATCACAGCGATCCGGCCGGACAAGGTCCAGTTGAACACCCTCGACCGCCCGGGTGCGGTTGCGTGGGTGGAACCGGCCGACGAGGCCACCCTCAAACGGATCGCCGCCCTGATCACCGGCGCCCCGGTGGAGATCGTGGCGGCGCTCCCGTCCCGCGACACGGTGGCAAGTTTCCACGAGGAGGTCGCCGATTTTATCATGACGATGGTCAGGCGCCGGCCGGCCACGGCGGACGATATCTCCCGCTCTACCGGGCTGCACAAAAACGAGGTGAACAAGTACATCCAGTTTCTGCTGGAGTCGGGAGAGATCACCAGGAAAACCGGGGAACGGGGGGTATTTTTCCTCCCGAAAAATGACTAA
- a CDS encoding NifB/NifX family molybdenum-iron cluster-binding protein gives MKICVTAKGSGIDAQVEERFGRAPYFVFIDEESGDAQTVQNAGAGGAGGVGIKSAQTMVDNDAKVVITGQVGGNANSALSAAGIAVYEYRAGGSVKDAVAAYRAGTLARIL, from the coding sequence ATGAAAATCTGTGTTACTGCAAAAGGAAGCGGCATTGATGCCCAGGTCGAAGAGCGGTTCGGCCGCGCCCCATATTTCGTGTTCATCGACGAGGAGAGCGGGGACGCCCAGACAGTCCAGAACGCCGGCGCCGGTGGTGCGGGCGGTGTCGGGATCAAGTCTGCCCAGACGATGGTCGATAACGACGCGAAGGTGGTGATCACCGGGCAGGTCGGGGGCAATGCGAACTCCGCCCTCTCTGCTGCCGGGATCGCGGTCTATGAATACCGCGCCGGCGGGTCGGTGAAGGACGCCGTTGCGGCATACCGGGCCGGAACACTCGCGCGCATTCTCTAA
- a CDS encoding nucleotide-binding protein, with product MQIVIASGKGGTGKSTVAANLAWSRARAAPVTLVDCDVEEPNLHLFFPGGHTDTPVTRLVPAFDSERCTRCGDCGRFCQFGAIAVLKDRVLFFPEICHSCGGCALVCPNAAITERPISLGRIEERHPLPDLRLISGVMNEGEAVGIPVIQAAKEAAAGDATVILDSSPGTACPVIETVKGSDVCVLVTEATPFGLHDLKLAAEVVSSLGVPACVVINRSCGDEDETEAFCREQGLPVFLRIPFSREIAAVQNRGGLISRDLPGWQTAFAGLYEQVVSRVEVQR from the coding sequence ATGCAGATCGTGATTGCAAGCGGAAAAGGGGGGACCGGGAAGAGCACGGTTGCAGCCAATCTTGCCTGGAGCCGCGCTCGGGCGGCGCCGGTCACGCTGGTGGACTGCGACGTGGAAGAGCCCAACCTCCACCTCTTCTTCCCGGGCGGCCACACCGACACCCCGGTGACCAGGCTGGTGCCTGCGTTCGACAGCGAACGCTGCACCCGGTGCGGCGACTGCGGGCGGTTCTGCCAGTTTGGCGCCATCGCCGTCCTCAAAGACCGCGTGCTCTTCTTCCCTGAGATCTGCCATTCGTGCGGCGGCTGTGCGCTCGTCTGCCCGAATGCGGCGATCACCGAGCGGCCGATCTCTCTCGGGCGGATCGAGGAGCGCCACCCCCTGCCCGACCTCAGGCTGATCTCGGGCGTGATGAACGAGGGTGAGGCGGTCGGCATCCCGGTGATCCAGGCCGCAAAAGAGGCGGCCGCCGGTGACGCCACGGTCATCCTGGACTCCTCGCCCGGCACCGCCTGCCCGGTGATCGAGACGGTGAAGGGATCAGATGTCTGCGTCCTGGTCACCGAGGCGACCCCCTTCGGGCTGCACGACCTGAAGCTGGCGGCCGAGGTCGTCTCCTCTCTCGGGGTGCCGGCCTGCGTCGTCATCAACCGGAGCTGCGGAGACGAGGATGAGACCGAGGCTTTCTGCAGGGAGCAGGGGCTCCCGGTCTTTCTGCGCATCCCGTTTTCGAGGGAGATCGCCGCCGTCCAGAACCGGGGCGGGCTGATCAGCCGGGACCTCCCGGGCTGGCAGACGGCCTTTGCCGGGCTGTACGAACAGGTGGTATCACGTGTGGAGGTGCAGCGATGA
- a CDS encoding ATP-binding protein: protein MKRLAVVSGKGGTGKTTVTAAIADLAHRDLDLVMADCDVDAANLELLFSPNVQETIPYYGMKCAQIDPDICISCGACAEHCRFGAILEEKAIYRVEQADCEGCGVCEHVCPAGAVTFVERKHGEIYRSTTELGPLFHARLIPGSGTSGLLVTEVKERALEAAADRDLLLIDGPPGIGCPLIATVTGCDAVLIVTEPSMSGRSDLERLVRVCEGFRVRMFLAVNRSDLEERITAEILAFCAEKGITVAGLIPFDDAVQRAVCSHRPLTRTPSPASDAVAAIWAVIRDDMGLP, encoded by the coding sequence ATGAAGCGGCTTGCGGTGGTGAGCGGAAAGGGCGGCACCGGAAAGACGACGGTGACGGCGGCGATCGCCGACCTCGCCCACCGGGACCTCGACCTGGTGATGGCCGACTGCGACGTGGACGCCGCCAACTTAGAACTCCTGTTCAGCCCGAATGTGCAGGAGACCATCCCGTACTACGGCATGAAGTGCGCACAGATCGATCCCGACATCTGCATCTCGTGCGGCGCCTGCGCCGAGCACTGCCGGTTCGGTGCAATCCTGGAGGAAAAAGCGATTTATCGCGTTGAACAGGCCGACTGCGAGGGCTGCGGCGTCTGCGAGCATGTCTGCCCGGCCGGGGCGGTGACGTTCGTCGAACGAAAACACGGGGAGATATACCGTTCGACGACCGAACTCGGCCCCCTCTTCCATGCCCGCCTGATCCCGGGCTCGGGCACGAGCGGCCTCCTGGTCACCGAGGTGAAGGAGCGTGCGCTGGAGGCGGCGGCCGACCGCGACCTCCTCCTCATCGACGGCCCGCCCGGCATCGGCTGCCCGCTCATCGCCACGGTGACCGGGTGCGATGCCGTCCTGATCGTCACCGAACCGAGCATGTCCGGGCGGTCTGATCTCGAACGGCTGGTGCGGGTCTGCGAGGGGTTCCGCGTCCGCATGTTCCTGGCGGTGAACCGTTCAGACCTCGAAGAGAGGATCACTGCCGAGATCCTGGCCTTCTGCGCCGAGAAGGGGATCACCGTCGCCGGGCTCATACCCTTCGACGATGCGGTCCAGCGTGCGGTCTGCTCGCACCGTCCGCTCACCCGGACGCCCTCACCGGCGTCTGATGCGGTCGCCGCGATCTGGGCCGTGATCAGAGACGATATGGGCCTGCCATGA
- a CDS encoding DUF134 domain-containing protein, giving the protein MTGDGACRRGRRRAERIISGPPGCSCFFPQCAPDAAEPVILRPEEIEVLRLVDLLGMQQEEAAEAMGVSRKTLWRDLHEARQKVAGAIVHGRAIIIEGCGRKGGGGCRFGAGGPPDRGVGPE; this is encoded by the coding sequence ATGACTGGAGACGGGGCCTGCAGGCGGGGGCGGAGACGTGCGGAGCGGATCATCAGTGGTCCGCCGGGATGCTCCTGCTTTTTCCCCCAGTGTGCCCCCGATGCTGCGGAGCCGGTGATCCTGAGGCCCGAGGAGATAGAGGTGCTCAGGCTCGTCGACCTGCTCGGCATGCAGCAGGAGGAGGCGGCGGAGGCGATGGGGGTCTCAAGGAAAACCCTCTGGCGTGATCTCCACGAGGCGCGCCAGAAGGTGGCCGGGGCGATTGTCCATGGCAGGGCCATCATCATCGAGGGATGCGGCAGGAAGGGCGGCGGAGGGTGCCGTTTCGGGGCAGGCGGCCCGCCCGACCGGGGTGTCGGGCCGGAGTGA
- a CDS encoding sugar phosphate isomerase/epimerase family protein, with amino-acid sequence MYGISTYALNTHPLNEALEMISGLTGYAEIMDEGCHFLQSPEPLQSYSLRYSIHAPSRSVNIASTLEPIRKASVEVIDDCFAIAAEVGADVVIHPGYFAWETDIERARRQFHRSIEELSGMAQERSIRYYVENMAWEYFLLRTPDELPLPEGPGFALDVGHAHIMGCLPQFLKERIDHFHLHDNDGRSDTHQAVGAGTIDFAAVMEAVGMSGIDPVIEVGSIEGAIESFIVLDQIC; translated from the coding sequence ATGTACGGCATCTCCACCTATGCGCTCAACACCCACCCTCTCAACGAGGCCCTCGAGATGATCTCCGGGCTGACCGGATATGCGGAGATCATGGACGAAGGCTGCCATTTTCTCCAGAGTCCCGAACCCCTCCAGTCGTACAGCCTGCGCTATTCCATCCATGCCCCTTCGCGCAGCGTCAATATCGCAAGCACGCTCGAACCGATCAGGAAGGCGAGCGTCGAAGTGATCGACGACTGTTTTGCCATCGCCGCAGAGGTCGGCGCCGATGTGGTCATTCATCCGGGGTATTTTGCATGGGAGACCGACATAGAGCGGGCGCGGCGCCAGTTTCACCGCTCCATCGAGGAACTCTCCGGCATGGCGCAGGAGCGCTCGATCCGGTACTATGTCGAGAATATGGCATGGGAATATTTCCTGCTCAGGACGCCCGACGAACTCCCCCTGCCCGAGGGTCCCGGGTTCGCCCTCGATGTCGGCCATGCGCATATCATGGGTTGCCTCCCCCAATTCCTGAAGGAGCGGATCGATCATTTCCACCTCCATGACAACGATGGCCGGTCTGATACCCATCAGGCAGTGGGGGCGGGCACGATCGATTTCGCCGCGGTGATGGAGGCGGTCGGCATGAGCGGCATCGACCCGGTGATCGAGGTGGGGAGCATCGAAGGGGCGATTGAGAGCTTTATCGTTCTTGACCAGATTTGCTGA
- a CDS encoding endonuclease dU: MHVAKKGLRVLGIAESFRGRDRSVLAGVVMRRDRVIDGVEIGEVTVGGMDATAAVIALFFDFEREDVNLIMLSGCIIAWYNIIDPAAVHAATGVPVVVVTYEDSEGLEEEIAAHFPGDEERAAAYRRLGGRLPLHLSNGYTAYIRPAGIDDDTAGKLVDAFTLEGRVPEPLRVARLAARAVMRYTCRPR; this comes from the coding sequence ATGCATGTCGCAAAGAAAGGGCTGCGCGTGCTCGGGATCGCGGAGAGTTTCAGGGGACGGGACCGGTCGGTGCTGGCCGGCGTGGTGATGCGCAGGGATCGCGTGATCGATGGCGTCGAGATCGGAGAGGTGACGGTCGGCGGCATGGATGCGACGGCGGCGGTGATCGCCCTTTTTTTCGACTTCGAGCGGGAGGACGTCAACCTGATCATGCTCTCGGGCTGCATCATCGCCTGGTACAATATCATCGACCCGGCAGCGGTGCATGCAGCCACGGGAGTGCCGGTGGTCGTGGTGACTTACGAGGATTCGGAGGGGCTTGAGGAGGAGATCGCCGCCCATTTTCCCGGCGACGAAGAGAGAGCGGCGGCATACCGCCGCCTCGGGGGGAGGCTGCCTCTTCACCTTTCAAACGGGTATACCGCGTATATCAGACCGGCCGGGATCGACGACGATACGGCGGGAAAACTCGTCGATGCGTTCACCCTGGAGGGAAGGGTTCCCGAACCCCTGCGGGTGGCGCGTCTGGCCGCCCGCGCCGTCATGCGGTATACGTGTCGGCCGAGATGA
- the aglJ gene encoding S-layer glycoprotein N-glycosyltransferase AglJ: MEIEKDQVCILIPTLNEAPTIRDLVRAFRDRGYRRILVMDGNSTDGTAARAEEAGAEVRLQSGKGKGNAVIEAAGIIDLPYVLMLDGDGTYLPEDAEKMLLPLFSGFDHVIGNRLAFPDSRAFTRLNLTGNHLINHFFRLAHGRDLSDILSGYRAFTLRSLREMNLREAGFEIETEMAVQAVNLNQQIAVVPVRYLERPGTPTKLHPLQDGMRILSAIYRFAKTNNPLFYFGLIGACLTLAGGVLAIYVLVEWLNHIEHIPLTILTVLLIMVGIEIFMFGVIGDMLLAFHREVVREIQRMQPPKKPE, from the coding sequence ATGGAGATCGAAAAAGATCAGGTGTGCATCCTCATCCCCACCCTCAACGAGGCCCCGACGATCAGGGACCTTGTCCGGGCCTTTCGCGACCGGGGCTACCGCCGCATCCTGGTGATGGACGGCAACAGCACCGACGGCACGGCCGCGCGTGCAGAAGAAGCCGGGGCCGAAGTCCGGCTCCAGAGCGGGAAGGGAAAGGGCAACGCCGTCATCGAAGCCGCCGGGATCATCGATCTCCCCTATGTGCTGATGCTCGACGGCGACGGAACCTATCTTCCCGAAGACGCCGAAAAGATGCTCCTGCCTCTCTTCTCAGGCTTTGACCATGTCATCGGCAACCGTCTGGCCTTCCCGGATTCGCGCGCCTTCACCCGCCTGAACCTGACCGGAAACCACCTCATCAACCACTTCTTCAGGCTCGCCCACGGGCGCGACCTCAGCGACATCCTCTCGGGCTACCGGGCCTTCACCCTCCGCTCCCTCAGGGAGATGAACCTGCGGGAAGCCGGATTCGAGATCGAGACAGAAATGGCCGTGCAGGCGGTGAACCTCAACCAGCAGATCGCCGTCGTCCCGGTAAGATATCTGGAGCGCCCGGGCACGCCGACCAAACTCCATCCCCTCCAGGACGGCATGCGGATCCTCTCGGCGATCTACCGGTTCGCAAAGACGAACAACCCGCTCTTTTATTTCGGTCTCATCGGCGCCTGCCTCACCCTTGCCGGCGGGGTGCTGGCGATCTACGTGCTCGTCGAGTGGCTCAACCACATCGAGCACATCCCCCTCACCATCCTCACTGTCCTCTTAATCATGGTCGGGATCGAGATCTTCATGTTCGGGGTGATCGGCGACATGCTCCTCGCCTTCCACCGCGAGGTGGTCCGGGAGATTCAGCGGATGCAGCCGCCGAAAAAACCTGAATAG
- a CDS encoding aldolase: MQDKDFVRIGVRLFTEGLVGGNFGNMSRREDEGFMITGTGTYLDDPGDLVLAPLEGPAPAGASSEYRVHQAIYRCSQHRAIVHAHPPYAVAASLALDRVVPRDSEGQMLCPVIPVVGGAPGTQELADNVAAALGRDGRLVIARGHGTFATGKSVEEAYLYTSLAEHACRVIAYSGFFGGCIR; this comes from the coding sequence ATGCAGGATAAAGATTTTGTAAGAATTGGCGTGAGGCTCTTTACCGAAGGGCTTGTCGGTGGAAATTTCGGGAATATGAGCAGGAGAGAAGATGAGGGGTTTATGATCACCGGCACCGGGACCTACCTCGACGACCCGGGCGACCTGGTTCTTGCACCCCTTGAGGGGCCGGCACCGGCCGGAGCATCGAGCGAGTACCGCGTGCATCAGGCGATCTACCGTTGTTCACAGCACCGGGCGATCGTGCATGCCCACCCCCCCTATGCAGTGGCGGCTTCCCTTGCCCTTGACCGGGTGGTCCCGCGTGACTCCGAGGGGCAGATGCTCTGTCCGGTGATTCCGGTGGTCGGCGGTGCGCCCGGCACGCAGGAGCTGGCCGACAACGTGGCGGCGGCGCTCGGCAGGGACGGCCGTCTCGTGATCGCGCGCGGTCACGGCACGTTTGCTACAGGAAAGAGTGTGGAGGAGGCATATCTCTATACCTCCCTTGCCGAGCACGCCTGCCGCGTGATCGCCTATTCAGGTTTTTTCGGCGGCTGCATCCGCTGA
- a CDS encoding endonuclease III domain-containing protein yields MLLDLLERRYGRIVWWDASPEEVIIGAVLTQQTRWENVEQALENLSKAGICSTEGIAAADAATIEEQIRPAGFYRVKTRRLKAVSLMVQESGGIRALGEMPTADLREALLAVHGVGEETADSILCYGFQRASFVIDAYTRRICGCMGISGSYRDLKDLFERVLPAEATAHAQAHGWIVEYAKEFCGKKRCEECRIKIL; encoded by the coding sequence GTGCTTCTGGATCTTCTTGAACGGCGCTACGGCAGGATCGTCTGGTGGGACGCCTCTCCTGAAGAGGTGATCATCGGTGCGGTGCTCACCCAGCAGACCCGCTGGGAGAATGTGGAGCAGGCGCTTGAGAACCTCAGTAAGGCGGGCATCTGCTCGACAGAGGGGATTGCAGCTGCCGATGCCGCCACGATCGAGGAGCAGATCCGCCCGGCAGGGTTTTATCGGGTGAAAACGCGGCGTCTGAAGGCAGTCTCTTTGATGGTGCAGGAATCGGGCGGTATCCGGGCGCTTGGAGAGATGCCGACGGCAGACCTGCGGGAAGCGCTTCTTGCGGTGCACGGCGTCGGCGAAGAGACGGCGGACAGCATCCTCTGCTATGGATTTCAACGGGCGTCGTTTGTGATCGATGCATATACCAGACGCATCTGCGGGTGCATGGGGATTTCAGGATCGTACCGGGATCTTAAAGATCTGTTCGAGCGGGTGCTGCCGGCAGAGGCGACTGCCCACGCACAGGCGCACGGCTGGATCGTCGAGTATGCAAAAGAGTTCTGCGGAAAAAAGAGGTGCGAAGAATGCAGGATAAAGATTTTGTAA
- the trxA gene encoding thioredoxin: MSKPVLTDFFATWCGPCKMQTPILEELGQKLGDSVEIRKVDVDQNMEAATKYGIRVVPTLIIEKDGIVMHKLEGVTRADTLEQILKPLIEE; this comes from the coding sequence ATGAGCAAACCAGTACTGACGGACTTTTTTGCGACCTGGTGTGGGCCGTGCAAGATGCAGACGCCGATCCTCGAGGAACTCGGACAGAAACTCGGTGACAGCGTCGAGATCAGGAAGGTGGACGTGGACCAGAACATGGAGGCGGCGACGAAGTACGGTATCAGGGTGGTCCCGACGCTGATCATCGAGAAAGACGGCATCGTCATGCATAAACTCGAAGGGGTTACCCGCGCCGACACCCTCGAGCAGATCCTCAAACCCCTGATCGAAGAGTAA
- a CDS encoding thioredoxin family protein translates to MGRPVLIDFFSAWCEPCTRQTAIVDELAARIGDAVEFRKIDVGERRDLIAKYQLVTVPTIVIEKDGLVVKRFERLTDAGTLETILTSLIDDHA, encoded by the coding sequence ATGGGAAGGCCGGTGCTCATCGATTTCTTCTCGGCGTGGTGCGAGCCCTGCACAAGGCAGACGGCGATCGTCGACGAACTGGCGGCTCGCATCGGGGATGCTGTTGAATTCAGGAAGATCGACGTCGGCGAGAGGCGGGACCTGATTGCGAAATACCAGCTGGTGACCGTCCCGACGATCGTGATCGAAAAAGACGGACTGGTCGTGAAACGCTTTGAACGCCTCACCGACGCCGGGACCCTCGAAACAATTTTAACTTCTCTGATCGATGATCATGCATAA
- a CDS encoding preprotein translocase subunit SecD — translation MSNDTLRKLMSDWRVVLLVVLVAASIVAIGPHFEDGKFTTNLQYGLDLQEGSWLQMEFQAEVLTVQTDRSIDRLAENLSRTLDTEVIVAADDQIEIRKKLSQEELQPILLAEGATIVTYNPGVSKETAEDVKRILENKVNSLGTKDARVNILTSLNGVTRYVRVELAGVDMATANEVVGQQGKFEIRVQTAGSESQHVLFGDAVTSVSVPTVYPPGSDMWGVAFTLSEAGAVSFREAAISSNAVNDPDNHELIMLLDNTTVYSAPLSPDLAAKLKVEPIRELRASTGTGDAGMQDALNLEIHLRAGALPVDVTVAGSGSVSATLGDYFKIVAFAAAALALIVVGVVVYFRYREPSIVLPMIAINLAEIIILLGIARYIQQLDLASIAGIIAVMGTGIDQLVVITDEVLYEGRVPSPSVYLKRLARALGIIVVAASTTFIAMLPLALMDLSTLRGFAIITILGVLIGVLVTRPAYGKIIMAILSK, via the coding sequence ATGAGCAACGATACCCTCAGAAAACTGATGAGCGACTGGCGTGTCGTCCTCCTTGTCGTCCTGGTCGCCGCTTCCATTGTCGCCATCGGACCTCACTTTGAGGACGGGAAATTCACGACCAACCTCCAGTACGGCCTCGACCTCCAGGAAGGCTCCTGGCTCCAGATGGAGTTCCAGGCAGAGGTGCTCACCGTCCAGACCGACCGGTCCATCGACCGTCTGGCAGAGAACCTCAGCCGGACCCTGGACACCGAGGTGATCGTCGCCGCAGACGATCAGATCGAGATCAGAAAGAAATTATCTCAGGAAGAACTCCAGCCAATCCTCCTGGCAGAAGGTGCGACGATCGTCACCTACAACCCCGGCGTCTCAAAGGAGACTGCTGAGGATGTAAAACGCATCCTTGAAAACAAGGTCAACAGCCTCGGCACCAAGGACGCCCGGGTGAACATCCTGACCAGCCTCAACGGCGTCACGCGCTATGTGCGCGTCGAACTTGCAGGCGTCGACATGGCGACGGCGAACGAGGTCGTCGGTCAGCAGGGCAAGTTCGAGATCAGGGTCCAGACCGCGGGCAGCGAGAGCCAGCATGTGCTCTTCGGCGACGCCGTCACCAGTGTGTCGGTCCCGACCGTCTACCCGCCGGGATCGGACATGTGGGGCGTCGCGTTCACCCTCAGCGAAGCAGGAGCAGTATCGTTCAGGGAGGCGGCGATCTCCTCCAATGCCGTCAATGACCCTGACAACCACGAGCTGATCATGCTCCTGGACAACACCACGGTCTACTCGGCACCGCTCTCCCCGGACCTTGCCGCAAAACTGAAAGTGGAACCGATCCGCGAACTCCGCGCCTCCACCGGCACCGGGGATGCGGGCATGCAGGACGCCCTGAACCTCGAGATCCACCTGCGTGCCGGCGCCCTGCCGGTGGACGTGACCGTGGCGGGCTCTGGTTCGGTCTCGGCCACGCTCGGGGACTACTTCAAGATCGTCGCCTTTGCCGCAGCGGCCCTGGCCCTCATCGTCGTCGGCGTTGTGGTCTACTTCAGGTACCGCGAGCCGAGCATCGTCCTCCCGATGATCGCGATCAACCTCGCCGAGATCATCATCCTGCTCGGGATTGCCCGCTATATCCAGCAGCTCGACCTCGCCTCGATCGCCGGTATCATCGCCGTGATGGGTACGGGCATCGACCAGCTGGTCGTCATCACCGATGAGGTGCTCTACGAGGGACGGGTGCCCTCGCCGAGCGTCTATCTGAAGAGACTGGCGCGGGCCCTCGGGATCATCGTCGTGGCCGCATCGACCACCTTCATCGCCATGCTTCCGCTTGCCCTGATGGACCTCTCGACCCTGCGGGGCTTTGCGATCATCACGATCCTCGGCGTGCTCATCGGCGTGCTGGTGACGCGGCCGGCGTACGGAAAGATCATCATGGCGATCCTCTCGAAATAG
- a CDS encoding protein translocase subunit SecF, which translates to MGFATYDVNKYPPKQMVAVPLIVLLLALVLLAVNWVSTGMPVTPGIDFAGGTAVTIITDESVAEIESYFSGFPLESVGEGLGGGKYLKFGPMSDDQYRVLSEKVNDRYPEAKIDQIGEAFGAALQQQALIALVFSFIGMALVVFIAFRSFVPSVAIVLSAFSDIVITAAIMNVIGIPLTLSTTAALLMLVGYSVDSDVLLTTRLLKRQGKIEEKLSGAYRTGIIMTTTTIAAVIAMLVVTAIGQVEVIFQIAAVLLIGLFVDLMNTWVLNAGILKDYAMKQGRRT; encoded by the coding sequence ATGGGTTTTGCTACCTATGATGTCAATAAATATCCCCCGAAGCAGATGGTGGCGGTGCCTCTTATCGTGCTTCTGCTGGCCCTCGTCCTGCTCGCCGTAAACTGGGTGAGCACCGGGATGCCGGTTACGCCGGGCATAGATTTCGCCGGTGGCACAGCTGTGACGATCATAACGGACGAGAGCGTCGCAGAGATCGAGAGCTATTTTTCCGGGTTCCCTCTGGAAAGTGTCGGTGAAGGACTGGGCGGCGGCAAATACCTCAAATTCGGCCCGATGTCCGATGACCAGTACAGAGTTCTCAGCGAAAAGGTGAACGACCGCTACCCCGAGGCGAAGATCGACCAGATCGGCGAGGCTTTCGGCGCCGCGCTCCAGCAGCAGGCGCTCATTGCGCTCGTCTTCTCGTTCATCGGGATGGCGCTGGTCGTCTTCATCGCCTTCAGGAGTTTCGTCCCATCGGTCGCCATTGTGCTCTCGGCCTTTTCCGATATCGTCATCACGGCAGCGATCATGAACGTCATCGGCATCCCGCTGACCCTCTCAACGACCGCTGCGCTCCTGATGCTCGTCGGGTATTCTGTCGACAGCGACGTCCTCCTCACAACACGCCTGTTAAAGCGACAGGGAAAGATCGAAGAGAAACTTTCAGGCGCCTACAGGACCGGGATCATCATGACGACCACGACCATCGCCGCCGTCATTGCGATGCTGGTCGTCACCGCCATCGGGCAGGTCGAGGTGATCTTCCAGATCGCGGCGGTCCTGCTGATCGGACTCTTTGTTGACCTGATGAACACCTGGGTGCTCAACGCCGGCATCCTCAAAGATTACGCGATGAAACAGGGGAGACGCACATGA
- a CDS encoding DUF2551 domain-containing protein has translation MRSPADFKKEIEARLKKYLSRDSTGIRHEVLAFFVRIKSATIPELYTRLSETFAISYHSVASMVGIIASRMGILHVKRDMDGANAVYQIKEDYVCMVARLLKCG, from the coding sequence ATGCGGTCCCCGGCCGATTTCAAGAAGGAGATTGAGGCCCGCCTGAAGAAATATCTCTCCCGGGACAGCACGGGTATTCGCCACGAGGTGCTTGCTTTCTTTGTCAGGATAAAGTCAGCGACGATACCTGAACTCTATACCCGGCTTTCCGAGACCTTTGCGATCAGTTACCACTCTGTGGCCTCGATGGTTGGTATCATCGCTTCGCGGATGGGCATCCTGCACGTGAAGAGAGATATGGACGGAGCAAACGCGGTCTATCAGATCAAGGAAGATTATGTGTGCATGGTCGCCCGTCTGCTCAAATGCGGCTGA
- a CDS encoding archease, with translation MPFEELPHQADVRVRVTADSCDALFAEAARAMFSIMYVACGEGGIERRVSVSAPDMPQLMVDFLSELIFIAEVDRVVFSSFEVTVKGTALEAVARGEAFDPDRHRGGMEIKGISYSGLRFFRDGEEFCSEILFDV, from the coding sequence ATGCCGTTTGAAGAACTGCCCCATCAGGCCGATGTCCGCGTGCGCGTCACGGCAGATTCCTGCGACGCTCTCTTTGCAGAGGCGGCCAGGGCGATGTTTTCTATCATGTACGTCGCTTGCGGGGAGGGTGGGATCGAGCGGCGGGTCTCGGTGAGCGCCCCCGACATGCCCCAGCTGATGGTCGACTTCCTCTCAGAGCTGATCTTTATCGCGGAGGTCGACCGGGTGGTCTTCTCGTCGTTCGAGGTCACGGTGAAGGGCACGGCGCTTGAAGCCGTGGCCCGCGGCGAAGCCTTCGACCCCGACCGGCACCGGGGCGGGATGGAGATCAAGGGCATATCCTATTCCGGGCTCAGGTTCTTCCGTGACGGGGAAGAGTTTTGTAGTGAGATACTCTTTGATGTGTGA